The Nostoc sp. NIES-3756 DNA window TCATAGTAGCCTACTTAATTGGTAGTTGGTTAACAGCTAGTCAAGCTTCACACAGGCGATGGGGACAATTTGCACTGTCAGTTTTCATTTTGTGCGGTATCAGTTCGTGTTTGGTAATTTCTATCTCTCCATCTTGGAATGCTTTTGGTAGCCCTAATTTCCCTAAAGTATCAAAAATAATTAGTTCAGCCAATAGCCCACTAGTTTTATGTACAAATTTAGATCGGGCATTATCCATGAGTTATTTAGTTGACTCAGACACTAAGTTTAAATTGATTCAAAATGATATTACAATTCCCGATGGTTTTGATACTGTTTTTGTGCTAGAAGCATTACCAAAAACACTTAAAAAACTAGAAGCTAAATATACATTAGTTAAGACTTTCCCACAGGCTAAACTGTTCGAGATTAAAAAGTCTTGAAAATTTGCGCCATTGCGTTATTTTATTGTCTAAAACTAGCGTGGGAAATGCCTACGATTGTTATACATATTCGTGAGGAATAAAAAAGTTAAAATATTATTTATACTCCAACAGCGATATTACTATGAATGCTTTAACAGTTAATCTGCAATCCGTCTTAGAACTAACAGATGAGCAGTTTTTTCAGTTATGTCGAGCAAACAGCAACTTGAGGTTTGAACGTACCGCTAAGGGAGAATTAATTATTATGCCACCCACAGGGGGAGACACAGGGAATCGTAATGGTAAGATAACTCAACAATTATTTAACTGGACTGATGCGGATGGTACTGGTATCGCTTTTGATTCCTCGACTTGTTTCAAATTGCCCAATGGTGCAGATCGTTCTCCTGATGCAGCTTGGATAAAGTTGGCACGATGGAATATCTTAACAGAAGAACAAAAAGAAAAGTTTCCCCCTATCTGTCCTGATTTTGTGATTGAGTTACTTTCACCAACTGATAATTTAAAAGTCACTCAAGAAAAAATGAAAGAATATATAGATAACGGTATACAGTTAGGTTTTTTAATTAATCGTAAATTACGCCAAGTAATGATTTATAGGCAAGGTAGAGAGGTTGAAATTTTAGAATCACCTACTACAGTCTCAGGAGAAGAAGTTTTAAATGGGTTTGTGCTGAACTTGGAACCAATTTGGTAATGAATGATGGTTTTATAACTAAAATAACAGTCCAAATTTAACTAATTCGTAATCCCATAATTAGTAAATCACGTTCTATGCCATCCAAGTCTGCAACTTGGGGTAAATGTCCCCATTGTTGAAACCCAAAAGCTTCAAACAGCTTTAAACTAGGTTGATTGTGAGCAAAAATAAATCCTAATAGAGTTTTTAAACCTAAATTTGGGCTTTCTTGAATTGCTTTAGCTAGCAATTGTTTACCTAACCCGCAACGGTGGAAATCTGGCGCGATGTAAATACTGAGTTCAGCTGTTGAAATATAAGCTGGCCTGCCGTAAAATGCTTGGAAACTCAACCACCCGGCAATTACTCCCTCTTGTTCAATTACCCAAAGGGGACGTTGAGTAGGCGATCGCCCACCAAACCAAGCCAAACGACTTTCCACAGATACTGGTTCCAAATCAGCAGTTGCCATGCGGCTAGGAACAGCAGCATTATAAATAGCTACAATAGCAGGTAAATCAGTTGCAATTGCATGACGAATGGCCATGACTATCCGTTGGCAAATAATTTTGAGAAAATACTTACAAATAATATAGCTTTAATAACGATAATTCTATACCTTGAACATTAATTTTTATAGGTTGGTTATCAGTTATTAACATACTTTCAATCGAAAAAAAGTCCAAATATTACTTTTTGAAATTTACTGGTTTTAATTGCTTTTTATATATTTTCTAGATAAATATACTTAATGTTCTTACCAGTTGATGTAAATATATTTGATGTACTTCCCCCCTCCATAGCTTTATTTTTTGTAAATAGCCTTCCTTAAGAATTAGAACATTAAAAAGATGATTTTCCAGCTAGAGACAGAGTATATCTATATTAACTTTCATTAATATAGGGAAATAATGAACAGTTAAAATTAATTACTATGACTAATAATCTATCTAAAGATATCCATCAAGAAGGAGATAAAGAAGTAGCAAATACTTCCATAGAATTAGAAATCTATCAATTTATAAATAAATTAAAATCGGGAGTTTGGTTAATTGGTATTCCCTCTTGGATGTTTGGGATTACAGACAGAAGTATGTCTGCATTTGCTGACAGCTATTTATCTGCACAAGAAATTTTTCAGCTTTTGACGACAACTTTCTTCTTTATCAGTTGGATTTATTTAAAACCAGAAACTAAACCTAATGAAGACACAGGTTTATTATGTACTAATTCAACAGGTAAGTTTGAGCTTAAAAAACGGCACATGATTAGCCAGGAGTATATTTTACCCTTCCCTTATCTTTGCCAAATTTACCATCTACTAAATCTTAAGCATCTAGAAACTATTCACAAATTTAGTTTAAATAACTTGCGAGTTTTGAGTGTTAGTGAGTTTCAACCAACAAGATTTGGTGGAGTTATCAAATTTAGTACACTTCTAGATTCGCCCATCAATGCTTTGAGAATTTGGCGACAACCTATAGTAGAAGTGGATTTAATATTGCATACTCCTTATACTGTTGAGTTGAATATTCCTGTTTATGACAATAAAAGAATCACTGTTATATTTTATGCCTTTCCTTTAAATGAGAGGGAACACCATTTATTTATTGAAATTTACAGTGACTTAGGCTGGCCTAAACCACTGCTGCAAGTTTTATTACACTTTGCTTCTTGTTTGACTTTGTTTGAAGACTTGCCTTATCTACGCAATCTGGCTGAGGTCAATATAGAACGTTTATTCAAATTGAGCAGATTTTCTAAGCAAGCAAATATGCAGCTTTTTAGAAGATTTGTAGAACTATATGGTTCAAGTGGTGACAGAGTTAAATTGTTGGAAGGTAGTAATTAAAATTAGTGTAAATTAAGAGTCAGACAAGTTTAGCTAACTCTTAATTTTGATTGTATTAAGCTCTGGCAAGTAGAGGTGCAGCAGCTAACAGAGTTTGAGTATATGGATGTTGTGGATTAGCGAAAATCTGTTTAGTGGGGCCAAGTTCGACAATTTTACCGCCGTGCATGACAGCAATGCGATCGCACAAAAACCTCGCCAACCACAAATCATGAGTAATAAACAAGTAAGTTAACTCAAATTCTTCTTTCAATTGCAGCATCAAATCCAGCACTTGCGACTGGACACTAGCATCCAACATACTCACAGGTTCATCACAGATTAACATTTTAGGACGAGTAATCAAAGCACGGGCGATCGCCACCCTTTGCTGTTGTCCTCCAGATAAATCAGATGGGTAGCGCTGGTAATAAACTTCCGGTGGTGTTAAGCCTACCTTTTGCAACATCCACAAAACTTGTTCCTTAGCCTTAGCCGCATCAGCAAGATGGTGTATTAATAGGGGGTCAGCAATACTTTCTCCTACCGTCATCGCGGGGTTAAGACAAGCATGGGGGTCTTGAAATACCATTTGAATTTGTCGCCGGGAAGCGCGAATTTGTTGAGGTGACAACTGAGTTAAATCCTGACCTAAAAACTCAACTTTGCCAGATGTAGGACGAATCAATTGTAAAATCGTCCGTGAAAGCGTACTTTTACCACATCCAGATTCACCCACTAACCCCAAAATTTCCCCAGGATATAGTTCTAGGTTAATGCCATCTACAGCCTTAATTGTCTGACTTTCCGCCTTAAACAATCGTTCGATAAAACTAGGCTCAATAGTATAGTACT harbors:
- a CDS encoding Uma2 family endonuclease, with the protein product MNALTVNLQSVLELTDEQFFQLCRANSNLRFERTAKGELIIMPPTGGDTGNRNGKITQQLFNWTDADGTGIAFDSSTCFKLPNGADRSPDAAWIKLARWNILTEEQKEKFPPICPDFVIELLSPTDNLKVTQEKMKEYIDNGIQLGFLINRKLRQVMIYRQGREVEILESPTTVSGEEVLNGFVLNLEPIW
- a CDS encoding GNAT family N-acetyltransferase, translated to MAIRHAIATDLPAIVAIYNAAVPSRMATADLEPVSVESRLAWFGGRSPTQRPLWVIEQEGVIAGWLSFQAFYGRPAYISTAELSIYIAPDFHRCGLGKQLLAKAIQESPNLGLKTLLGFIFAHNQPSLKLFEAFGFQQWGHLPQVADLDGIERDLLIMGLRIS